From Rhodamnia argentea isolate NSW1041297 chromosome 10, ASM2092103v1, whole genome shotgun sequence, a single genomic window includes:
- the LOC115739090 gene encoding NAD(P)H-quinone oxidoreductase subunit T, chloroplastic isoform X1, protein MASTAPPPQALFYLFTGRRRSTAGTRITQGRGATARVPRRGRLRVSAAQGPRERQQPPPGVDTRIHWENEDEGWIGGGNSRSEEGGEQMGAEEERRNLLGEKFADLLNESSDSHYQFLGISAGADLEEIKAAYRRLSKEYHPDTTSLPLKTASDKFLKLREVYKVLSDEERRRFYDWTLAQEAASRQAEKMRMSLEDPYEQDLQNYKPVPDMVDRLSGRNMDLSDQAMSALTFDVFIIIFAICCIIYVIYFKEPYY, encoded by the exons ATGGCGTCAACAGCTCCACCTCCCCAGGCCTTGTTCTATCTCTTCACAGGTCGAAGAAGAAGCACCGCCGGCACACGCATCACACAGGGACGTGGAGCCACCGCTCGTGTTCCAAGACGCGGCCGCCTGCGGGTTTCCGCGGCGCAGGGCCCGCGAGAGCGACAGCAACCGCCGCCGGGAGTGGACACGAGGATCCACTGGGAAAACGAGGACGAAGGATGGATAGGGGGCGGAAACTCGAGGTCGGAGGAGGGTGGAGAGCAGATGGGGGCGGAGGAAGAGCGGAGGAATCTCTTGGGCGAGAAGTTCGCCGATTTGCTCAACGAGTCCTCGGATTCCCACTACCA GTTCCTAGGAATTTCAGCCGGTGCTGATCTGGAAGAAATCAAAGCTGCTTACAGGAGACTATCCAAAGAGTACCACCCAGACACGACTTCCCTCCCATTAAAAACTGCATCAGACAAGTTCTTAAAGTTGAGGGAAGTTTATAAGGTGTTGAGTGATGAAGAGAGACGGAGATTTTATGACTGGACACTCGCACAGGAGGCTGCAAGTCGACAAGCGGAGAAAATGAGGATGAGTTTAGAGGATCCTTACGAGCAGGATTTACAGAACTACAAACCCGTCCCGGATATGGTCGATCGGCTCAGCGGAAGGAACATGGATTTGAGTGACCAGGCGATGTCGGCTCTCACATTCGATGTGTTTATTATCATCTTTGCGATTTGCTGCATCATTTATGTTATATACTTCAAGGAACCGTATTATTAG
- the LOC115739090 gene encoding NAD(P)H-quinone oxidoreductase subunit T, chloroplastic isoform X2 gives MASTAPPPQALFYLFTGRRRSTAGTRITQGRGATARVPRRGRLRVSAAQGVDTRIHWENEDEGWIGGGNSRSEEGGEQMGAEEERRNLLGEKFADLLNESSDSHYQFLGISAGADLEEIKAAYRRLSKEYHPDTTSLPLKTASDKFLKLREVYKVLSDEERRRFYDWTLAQEAASRQAEKMRMSLEDPYEQDLQNYKPVPDMVDRLSGRNMDLSDQAMSALTFDVFIIIFAICCIIYVIYFKEPYY, from the exons ATGGCGTCAACAGCTCCACCTCCCCAGGCCTTGTTCTATCTCTTCACAGGTCGAAGAAGAAGCACCGCCGGCACACGCATCACACAGGGACGTGGAGCCACCGCTCGTGTTCCAAGACGCGGCCGCCTGCGGGTTTCCGCGGCGCAGGG AGTGGACACGAGGATCCACTGGGAAAACGAGGACGAAGGATGGATAGGGGGCGGAAACTCGAGGTCGGAGGAGGGTGGAGAGCAGATGGGGGCGGAGGAAGAGCGGAGGAATCTCTTGGGCGAGAAGTTCGCCGATTTGCTCAACGAGTCCTCGGATTCCCACTACCA GTTCCTAGGAATTTCAGCCGGTGCTGATCTGGAAGAAATCAAAGCTGCTTACAGGAGACTATCCAAAGAGTACCACCCAGACACGACTTCCCTCCCATTAAAAACTGCATCAGACAAGTTCTTAAAGTTGAGGGAAGTTTATAAGGTGTTGAGTGATGAAGAGAGACGGAGATTTTATGACTGGACACTCGCACAGGAGGCTGCAAGTCGACAAGCGGAGAAAATGAGGATGAGTTTAGAGGATCCTTACGAGCAGGATTTACAGAACTACAAACCCGTCCCGGATATGGTCGATCGGCTCAGCGGAAGGAACATGGATTTGAGTGACCAGGCGATGTCGGCTCTCACATTCGATGTGTTTATTATCATCTTTGCGATTTGCTGCATCATTTATGTTATATACTTCAAGGAACCGTATTATTAG
- the LOC115739090 gene encoding NAD(P)H-quinone oxidoreductase subunit T, chloroplastic isoform X3 — MASTAPPPQALFYLFTGRRRSTAGTRITQGRGATARVPRRGRLRVSAAQGVDTRIHWENEDEGWIGGGNSRSEEGGEQMGAEEERRNLLGEKFADLLNESSDSHYQFLGISAGADLEEIKAAYRRLSKEYHPDTTSLPLKTASDKFLKLREVYKVLSDEERRRFYDWTLAQEAASRQAEKMRMSLEDPYEQDLQNYKPVPDMVDRLSGRNMDLSDQAMSALTFDVFIIIFAICCIIYVIYFKEPYY, encoded by the exons ATGGCGTCAACAGCTCCACCTCCCCAGGCCTTGTTCTATCTCTTCACAGGTCGAAGAAGAAGCACCGCCGGCACACGCATCACACAGGGACGTGGAGCCACCGCTCGTGTTCCAAGACGCGGCCGCCTGCGGGTTTCCGCGGCGCA GGGAGTGGACACGAGGATCCACTGGGAAAACGAGGACGAAGGATGGATAGGGGGCGGAAACTCGAGGTCGGAGGAGGGTGGAGAGCAGATGGGGGCGGAGGAAGAGCGGAGGAATCTCTTGGGCGAGAAGTTCGCCGATTTGCTCAACGAGTCCTCGGATTCCCACTACCA GTTCCTAGGAATTTCAGCCGGTGCTGATCTGGAAGAAATCAAAGCTGCTTACAGGAGACTATCCAAAGAGTACCACCCAGACACGACTTCCCTCCCATTAAAAACTGCATCAGACAAGTTCTTAAAGTTGAGGGAAGTTTATAAGGTGTTGAGTGATGAAGAGAGACGGAGATTTTATGACTGGACACTCGCACAGGAGGCTGCAAGTCGACAAGCGGAGAAAATGAGGATGAGTTTAGAGGATCCTTACGAGCAGGATTTACAGAACTACAAACCCGTCCCGGATATGGTCGATCGGCTCAGCGGAAGGAACATGGATTTGAGTGACCAGGCGATGTCGGCTCTCACATTCGATGTGTTTATTATCATCTTTGCGATTTGCTGCATCATTTATGTTATATACTTCAAGGAACCGTATTATTAG